The window AGTCCGCGGGCGCGGGCGAAGCGGATGTAGTCGGTGCGCAGCACCTCCAGCATCTCGGCCCGCACCAGCCGCATGATCAGCGTCATCTGGAACAGGCCGAGCGTGATCGACGGCATGATCAGCGCCTTCAGCCCGGAGAAGGTGAGCAGCCCGGTGCTCCAGAAACCGAGGCGCACGGTGTCGCCGCGTCCGTAGGACGGCAGCCAGCCCAGTGTCACCGAAAACAGATAGATCAGGAGAATGCCGATCAGGAAGGTCGGCAGCGAAATGCCGATCAGCGACACCGCCTGGAACAGTTTCGCGATCACCGAGTCGCGCCGCAGCGCGCAATAGACCCCGAGCAGGATGCCGAACACCATGGCGAGCACGGTGGCGCAGGTGGCGAGCTCCAGCGTTGCCGGCATCCGCTGGATCAGCAGATCGGAGACGGGTTGGCGGAACTGATAGGAGACGCCGAACTTGAACTGGGCCGCATTGGTGAAATAACGCGCGAACTGCACGATCACCGGATCGTCCAGGCCCAGCGACTGGCGGATCTGCGCCCGCTCTGCCGCGGGCGTG is drawn from Bradyrhizobium prioriisuperbiae and contains these coding sequences:
- a CDS encoding ABC transporter permease, translating into MLAFTLRRAFQAVGVLFAVGIIAFAMFRFAGDPVNQMVSIDTPAAERAQIRQSLGLDDPVIVQFARYFTNAAQFKFGVSYQFRQPVSDLLIQRMPATLELATCATVLAMVFGILLGVYCALRRDSVIAKLFQAVSLIGISLPTFLIGILLIYLFSVTLGWLPSYGRGDTVRLGFWSTGLLTFSGLKALIMPSITLGLFQMTLIMRLVRAEMLEVLRTDYIRFARARGLTTRAIHFGHALRNTLVPVITVAGLQFGSVIAFAIITETVFQWPGMGLLFVQAIQNVDIPIMAAYLLLVSLIFVTINLVVDILYTIVDPRLRATVSGPA